Proteins encoded within one genomic window of Acipenser ruthenus chromosome 32, fAciRut3.2 maternal haplotype, whole genome shotgun sequence:
- the LOC131703183 gene encoding zinc finger protein 79-like, which produces MHTGEKPYCCSDCGKSFSQSTSLVSHQRTHRGEKPYRCSDCGKSFSHSVTLKAHQRTHRGEKPYRCSDCGKCFSQSGNLVSHQRTHTGEKPYRCSDCGNCFSHSVTLKAHQRTHRGEKPYRCSDCGKSFCFKQGLQKHQRIHRGKKP; this is translated from the coding sequence atgcacacaggagagaaaccgtattgctgctctgactgtgggaagagtttcagtcagtcaaccagccttgtttcacaccagcgaactcacagaggagagaaaccgtatcgctgctctgactgtgggaagagtttcagtcattcagtaaccctgaaagcacaccagcgaactcacagaggagagaaaccgtatcgctgctctgactgtgggaagtgtttcagtcagtccggaaaccttgtttcacaccaacgaactcacacaggagagaaaccgtatcgctgctctgactgtgggaattGTTTCAGTCATTCAGTaaccctgaaagcacaccagcgaactcacagaggagagaaaccgtatcgctgctctgactgtgggaagagtttctgttttaaacaaggccttcaaaaacaccagcgaattcacagaggaAAGAAACCTTAA